The following are encoded in a window of Doryrhamphus excisus isolate RoL2022-K1 chromosome 16, RoL_Dexc_1.0, whole genome shotgun sequence genomic DNA:
- the LOC131104296 gene encoding poly(rC)-binding protein 2-like isoform X3, translating into MREESGARINISEGNCPERIITLAGPTTSIFKAFSMIIEKLEEDISTSMTNSTATSKPPVTMRLVVPASQCGSLIGKGGCKIKEIRESAGAQVQVAGDMLPNSTERAITVAGTPQSIIECVKQICVVMLESPPKGVTIPYRPKPSGSPVIFAGGQAYAVQGQHAIPQPDVSEGPSLTKLHQLAMQQSPFPIAHSNQGFQAGMDASAQTGSHELTIPNDLIGCIIGRQGAKINEIRQMSGAQIKIANPVEGSTDRQVTITGSHASISLAEYLINARLSSEATGLAAN; encoded by the exons ATGAGAGAGGAG AGTGGCGCTCGCATCAACATCTCCGAGGGGAACTGTCCAGAGAGGATTATAACCCTTGCAGGACCGACCACGTCTATTTTCAAGGCTTTTTCCATGATCATTGAGAAACTAGAAGAG GACATCAGTACCTCAATGACTAATAGTACAGCCACCAGCAAACCGCCTGTCACCATGCGCCTTGTCGTGCCTGCCAGCCAGTGCGGCTCGCTCATCGGCAAAGGGGGATGCAAGATCAAGGAAATTAGAGAG TCTGCAGGAGCTCAGGTACAAGTAGCAGGGGACATGTTGCCCAACTCAACAGAGCGTGCTATCACTGTTGCAGGGACCCCGCAGTCCATCATTGAGTGTGTCAAGCAGATATGTGTTGTCATGCTTGAG TCTCCTCCAAAGGGAGTGACCATCCCGTATCGACCCAAACCCTCAGGCTCACCTGTTATTTTTGCAGGTGGTCAG GCATACGCTGTCCAAGGACAGCACGCCATTCCTCAGCCTGATGTAAGTGAAGGGCCCTCT CTCACCAAACTTCACCAGCTGGCCATGCAGCAGAGCCCCTTCCCTATTGCACACAGCAACCAGGGCTTCCAGG CTGGGATGGATGCCTCTGCACAAACTGGCTCTCATGAGCTCACCATTCCAAACGAT CTCATCGGCTGTATCATTGGCCGTCAGGGGGCAAAAATCAACGAGATCCGCCAGATGTCAGGCGCTCAGATCAAGATTGCGAATCCTGTGGAGGGTTCCACTGACAGACAGGTCACCATTACTGGCTCCCATGCCAGCATCAGCCTTGCTGAGTACCTTATCAATGCTCG GCTCTCTTCTGAAGCCACTGGACTTGCAGCCAACTGA
- the LOC131104296 gene encoding poly(rC)-binding protein 2-like isoform X2: protein MDSSMVEGGLNVTLTIRLLMHGKEVGSIIGKKGESVKKMREESGARINISEGNCPERIITLAGPTTSIFKAFSMIIEKLEEDISTSMTNSTATSKPPVTMRLVVPASQCGSLIGKGGCKIKEIRESAGAQVQVAGDMLPNSTERAITVAGTPQSIIECVKQICVVMLESPPKGVTIPYRPKPSGSPVIFAGGQAYAVQGQHAIPQPDLTKLHQLAMQQSPFPIAHSNQGFQAGMDASAQTGSHELTIPNDLIGCIIGRQGAKINEIRQMSGAQIKIANPVEGSTDRQVTITGSHASISLAEYLINARLSSEATGLAAN, encoded by the exons atggACTCAAGTATGGTTGAAGGAGGACTTAATGTCACCTTAACCATCAGATTACTCATGCATGGAAAG GAGGTTGGTAGCATAATTGGCAAG AAAGGAGAGTCTGTCAAGAAAATGAGAGAGGAG AGTGGCGCTCGCATCAACATCTCCGAGGGGAACTGTCCAGAGAGGATTATAACCCTTGCAGGACCGACCACGTCTATTTTCAAGGCTTTTTCCATGATCATTGAGAAACTAGAAGAG GACATCAGTACCTCAATGACTAATAGTACAGCCACCAGCAAACCGCCTGTCACCATGCGCCTTGTCGTGCCTGCCAGCCAGTGCGGCTCGCTCATCGGCAAAGGGGGATGCAAGATCAAGGAAATTAGAGAG TCTGCAGGAGCTCAGGTACAAGTAGCAGGGGACATGTTGCCCAACTCAACAGAGCGTGCTATCACTGTTGCAGGGACCCCGCAGTCCATCATTGAGTGTGTCAAGCAGATATGTGTTGTCATGCTTGAG TCTCCTCCAAAGGGAGTGACCATCCCGTATCGACCCAAACCCTCAGGCTCACCTGTTATTTTTGCAGGTGGTCAG GCATACGCTGTCCAAGGACAGCACGCCATTCCTCAGCCTGAT CTCACCAAACTTCACCAGCTGGCCATGCAGCAGAGCCCCTTCCCTATTGCACACAGCAACCAGGGCTTCCAGG CTGGGATGGATGCCTCTGCACAAACTGGCTCTCATGAGCTCACCATTCCAAACGAT CTCATCGGCTGTATCATTGGCCGTCAGGGGGCAAAAATCAACGAGATCCGCCAGATGTCAGGCGCTCAGATCAAGATTGCGAATCCTGTGGAGGGTTCCACTGACAGACAGGTCACCATTACTGGCTCCCATGCCAGCATCAGCCTTGCTGAGTACCTTATCAATGCTCG GCTCTCTTCTGAAGCCACTGGACTTGCAGCCAACTGA
- the LOC131104296 gene encoding poly(rC)-binding protein 2-like isoform X1 has product MDSSMVEGGLNVTLTIRLLMHGKEVGSIIGKKGESVKKMREESGARINISEGNCPERIITLAGPTTSIFKAFSMIIEKLEEDISTSMTNSTATSKPPVTMRLVVPASQCGSLIGKGGCKIKEIRESAGAQVQVAGDMLPNSTERAITVAGTPQSIIECVKQICVVMLESPPKGVTIPYRPKPSGSPVIFAGGQAYAVQGQHAIPQPDVSEGPSLTKLHQLAMQQSPFPIAHSNQGFQAGMDASAQTGSHELTIPNDLIGCIIGRQGAKINEIRQMSGAQIKIANPVEGSTDRQVTITGSHASISLAEYLINARLSSEATGLAAN; this is encoded by the exons atggACTCAAGTATGGTTGAAGGAGGACTTAATGTCACCTTAACCATCAGATTACTCATGCATGGAAAG GAGGTTGGTAGCATAATTGGCAAG AAAGGAGAGTCTGTCAAGAAAATGAGAGAGGAG AGTGGCGCTCGCATCAACATCTCCGAGGGGAACTGTCCAGAGAGGATTATAACCCTTGCAGGACCGACCACGTCTATTTTCAAGGCTTTTTCCATGATCATTGAGAAACTAGAAGAG GACATCAGTACCTCAATGACTAATAGTACAGCCACCAGCAAACCGCCTGTCACCATGCGCCTTGTCGTGCCTGCCAGCCAGTGCGGCTCGCTCATCGGCAAAGGGGGATGCAAGATCAAGGAAATTAGAGAG TCTGCAGGAGCTCAGGTACAAGTAGCAGGGGACATGTTGCCCAACTCAACAGAGCGTGCTATCACTGTTGCAGGGACCCCGCAGTCCATCATTGAGTGTGTCAAGCAGATATGTGTTGTCATGCTTGAG TCTCCTCCAAAGGGAGTGACCATCCCGTATCGACCCAAACCCTCAGGCTCACCTGTTATTTTTGCAGGTGGTCAG GCATACGCTGTCCAAGGACAGCACGCCATTCCTCAGCCTGATGTAAGTGAAGGGCCCTCT CTCACCAAACTTCACCAGCTGGCCATGCAGCAGAGCCCCTTCCCTATTGCACACAGCAACCAGGGCTTCCAGG CTGGGATGGATGCCTCTGCACAAACTGGCTCTCATGAGCTCACCATTCCAAACGAT CTCATCGGCTGTATCATTGGCCGTCAGGGGGCAAAAATCAACGAGATCCGCCAGATGTCAGGCGCTCAGATCAAGATTGCGAATCCTGTGGAGGGTTCCACTGACAGACAGGTCACCATTACTGGCTCCCATGCCAGCATCAGCCTTGCTGAGTACCTTATCAATGCTCG GCTCTCTTCTGAAGCCACTGGACTTGCAGCCAACTGA